One genomic region from Equus asinus isolate D_3611 breed Donkey chromosome 8, EquAss-T2T_v2, whole genome shotgun sequence encodes:
- the LOC106843518 gene encoding LOW QUALITY PROTEIN: olfactory receptor 2J3-like (The sequence of the model RefSeq protein was modified relative to this genomic sequence to represent the inferred CDS: deleted 1 base in 1 codon) produces MNDDGKINASSEGYFVLLGFSKWPHLEVVLFVVILIFYLMTLIGNLFIIILSYLDSHLHTPMYFFLSNLSFLDLCYTTSSIPQLLVNLWGPEKTISDAGCMIQLYFVLALGTTECVLLVVMSYDRYVAVCRPLHYTVLMHPRFCHLLAVASWVSGFTNSALHFSFTFFVPLCGHHQVDHFSCEVPALLRLSCVDTHANELTLMVMSSIFVLIPLILILSSYGAISQAVLRMQSTTGLQKVFGTCGAHLMVVALFFIPVMCIYLQPPSGDSQDQGKFIALFYTVVTPSLNPLIYTLRNKDVRGAVKRLMG; encoded by the exons ATGAACGATGATGGA AAAATCAATGCAAGTTCTGAAGGCTACTTTGTTCTGCTGGGTTTTTCTAAATGGCCTCATCTGGAAGTAGTTCTCTTTGTGGTTATCTTGATATTTTACTTGATGACATTGATAGGCAACCTGTTCATCATTATCTTGTCATACCTGGACTCCCAtctccacactcccatgtacttcttcctctcaaACCTCTCTTTTCTGGATCTCTGCTACACCACCAGCTCCATCCCTCAGTTGCTGGTCAACCTCTGGGGCCCAGAGAAAACCATCTCTGATGCTGGTTGCATGATTCAACTTTACTTTGTCCTTGCACTGGGAACCACAGAGTGTGTGCTACTGGTGGTAATGTCTTATGACCGTTATGTAGCTGTATGTAGACCTTTGCATTATACTGTCCTCATGCACCCTCGTTTCTGCCATCTGCTGGCTGTGGCTTCTTGGGTAAGTGGGTTTACCAACTCAgcccttcatttttcttttaccttctttGTACCCCTGTGTGGACATCACCAAGTGGACCACTTCTCATGTGAAGTTCCAGCACTGCTGCGACTGTCGTGTGTTGATACCCATGCTAATGAGCTGACCCTCATGGTCATGAGCTCTATTTTTGTTCTCATACCTCTCATCCTCATTCTTAGCTCCTATGGTGCCATTTCCCAAGCTGTGCTGAGGATGCAGTCAACAACTGGCCTTCAGAAAGTCTTTGGGACCTGTGGAGCCCATCTTATGGTTGTAGCCCTCTTTTTCATTCCAGTCATGTGCATATATCTCCAGCCACCATCGGGAGATTCTCAAGATCAAGGCAAGTTCATTGCCCTCTTTTATACTGTTGTCACGCCTAGCCTCAACCCTCTGATCTACACCCTCAGAAACAAAGATGTAAGAGGGGCAGTAAAAAGACTAATGGGGTGA